Genomic window (Croceicoccus sp. Ery15):
TTCTACGAATTATCGAGTTGGCCACGGCCAATACTGCGGTACGTTCATGCGCAGGCTCATTCAAAAAACGATCGAAGCTCCATACGGCATGTCCGTTTACCGAGCTGGCTGACGGGTTATCGTCAATAAAGACAAGTTGAACATCGGTTTCAGCGATGCGGTCACGCATCAACGGCATGATCCCACGACCACATCCACCTACACCATAAACTCCTGTCAGCCTTATCAAGACTTGGATCTGCCTTCGAACTTCGGCATCGTGGCGTCCCCATCGGCAGAAATGCCATCGCGTCTAAAGACCTTTATTACAGTCATAGCCAAAATCTTTATGTCCAGAAAAGCACTTCTATTATCGACATACCATACATCCATCTTGAACTTATCTTCCCAACTAACTGCGTTTCGGCCATTTATTTGGGCCCATCCGGTTATGCCGGGGCGAACCTCGTGCCGGCGAGCCTGTTCATTGCTATACCGGGGCAAATACTCCATCAACAACGGCCTTGGCCCGACAAGGCTCATATCCCCTCTCAGCACGTTCCAGAGCTCAGGCAATTCATCAAGGCTGGACGATCGCAGATATTTGCCAAACGGTCGTAATCTATGCGCATCGGGAAGGGGGGTGCCTTTCGGATCTTTGGCGTCGCTCATCGTCCGGAACTTGATCATTGTGAATGGCCGCCCGTCCAGGCCCGGCCTCAACTGCCGAAAAAATACAGGCGATCCCATGGCGATGCGAACACATAGCATAACAAGAAGGATAACGGGCGAAAACAGCACCAAAACTGCACCTGCCACGACTATGTCGGTCAATCGCTTCATCGTCCACCGCCTTGGATAACCCATGCGACCCATTGGTCGGCAAGCTGTGTCCTATCGAATTGGTTTGCCGCCAGATTGCCGGCCCTGTCCCCTTTTCTGGAAAGAGCTTCACGATCTGCAGCAGCCTCTTCCAAAGCATCGGCGAATGCCGAAGGTTCGTCAGGTCGCACAACAAATCCGCATTCGTTATCTGCGATAAGATCGGCAACCCAACCGGGATAATTGTTCAATACGGGAAGGCCGACAGCGATATAATCGAAGAACTTGTTCGGCGAAGTGCCATAATAAAATGCAGGCAAATTGGTGAGTACTTGCATTCCTAAATCGGCTCCCGCCAACAGTCCTGCCAGTCTGCGTTTCTCAATAGGCGGGTGGAATATAACATTATCAAGCCCCTCGCGTCGAGAACGTTCGACAAGCCTGGATTTTAGCTTGCCATCACCGACCAACGCGAGCTTAATATCGGTTCGACCTCGCTGCTGCAGTAAGCTTGCCGCGTCTAGCACGGCGTCGAGGCCGTTTGCGACCCCATGCGTTCCGGTGAAAATGGCAAGAAGATCGTTCTCCTCGACGCCCTCCGGGCGCCAGGCGGGCGCGCCGGATCCCAACAGATCGATATCGCAGCCATTGGGAATGACAGCGATCTTTGATGCAGGGACACCCGATTGCTCGATCCCGCGAGCAATACCTGGGGCAAGTGCAATACACCTGTGAGCACTGCGGTATGCTGTTCGTTCCAGCGCTTTCATTAGCCCCAAAACCACTGGATTTGTAATGACTTTCATCGCCTTTGGGAGTTCCGGCCATAGATCCCGGACCTCAAAAACAAAGGGCTTTCTTCGAAGCCAACGGGCGATGATACCCGGAATAGCTGCAGTTAATGGAGTGGAGGTTGCAAATACAACGTCGCAAGGTTCGGTAAGGGCAAGGCGCAGACTGCCACAAGCATACTGCAGGAAGGTGACACTCCGCTTTATAAAGCCGTCATGATTTGAATAAGATAAGTCAAACTCGATAACATCGATTCCATCAACTATGCCCCGCCGTGAACCGCCCTTAAACGGCCCATCCAGTCCGGTCGCGCCTACGCCATAGCTGCCACAAACCATGGTAACGGAATGACCATGATGGAGCAGCCTCCGCGCCATTTGATAAGACCGTATTCCGGCCGCGCCTGAAGGTGTCGAGAAATGTTGATGAAAATAAAGGATATGCATGGTTCAAAATCGAACTATCGTATGTATAGATGCTGGAGTTTTAACATGTATCTCCACTGAGAATACAATAGATTTGGACATATAATACCTAGATTCCAATCCTCTATTAATATATAATTCAAAAAATTCTGATTCCACTGAGAACTCTAATCTATATTTTCCATCGGTTAAGGTATTATTTTTCAGTTTCCAATCTCTAGGTGGTAGTCGCCATCGCACAACAGCCTGCTCGGCATTTCCATACAATATGTCGTGGCAATGCAGTATCCCGCTTTGAAGGTCGAGCGATCGGAAGTGTCGACATCCATTATGGTCACGGTATCCGGCTCCGGCTCGCACCTTCTCCGGCGATATCGCAACCCGATCGACATCAAGAGCTTTCGGCCACCGTCCGAACAAGAAACGACCCAGCCGCGGCATCTGATCGCGACTACCGAACTGGACGGTATTATGTGAGGCAACGCCGCTGAAATAGGCTGTTTCCTCGACACTGGCAGCGTAGCTGTACGAACCGCCATCGCGCAGCAGGTTCACTCCTCGGTGCCAAAGATCGACATGTAGGATATCGCTCTGACTGGGCCGGAAAGAAAAGCGCGGGTATCGCAAATATGCAACCGCACTTGCGTGACGCAGCACATGAAGGCCGCCATCGTCAAATGTAACACTTTCCGGAGCTGGCAAAGGCGGCCCTTCAACAGGAAGTCCGAACCAGATGAGTTGCTGGTCCCATGAACCGGATTCCGCAATTGCCCTGCGATTAAGGAATAATTTCGCAGCAAGTTGTAGCGATGGGCGGAAATCGCGATAGTCGGTGGCCGTCAATGCGATAAGTCGAGCGCCGTCGTTTGCCCCCATATTGGGGCCGTCACCTGTTCCCCGATCTACCAGCTGGTATAACCATCGTGTGGCGGCTATCATCTTCGTATAAAGTTTTGGCGAGAATTCGGCTAATGCGAACTGCGATCTCCAGCATTCAGCCAGCGAATAGGTGTCAAGCATTAATCGATGATAGTTTAAAGAGTACTGACTAAAGGTTCCATCGGTTGCAATCAGGGATCGCGCACGTTCCTCCAGCCATTTGCGACCCAATCGCGCCCAGAGTTCGCCCGCGGCATCGCCGACTGCACTTAGCCAGCTTCCGCCAATATACATTGCGACGGCTTCGGACGTGCCGTGATTGTTCTGCTGACCAATCGCATAACCGATTGTCGGTGCGATTCGCGCAAGATGTGTTTTGACAAGGGTCAGTAACCCGATCTGAGCGTCGCAGACTTGATCCAGGATCAAAGCCGCGAGGGCCAAATGCATAACCCGGATCGACGCTTCCTGACCGCATTTCCAATTGACGCCTTTATAAGGCGGATTATTGCTTGACCAGTCGGCGAGCCACCGGTTCAGGCGGTCCAGTTCTTCCTGATCCCCTAGAGCAGCACGTTGCGCCATCGCAATAAGCCAGTCAAAACGCGACGCTTCCCAAATCGTCTTGATATCGCCAATTTTACTATCGAAGTCACCAAGTTCGAACCAGTTACGACCGCTGTCTGCACGTGACCCCGAGAATGGATTGACATGCCAATCCGGTGGGCTTTCGGCTGGGAACGAATGCGTTCCGAACCACGGGCCAAAGGCTTTCCAATCGTCCCGCGCGATCGCATGCATTGGCGCGGCCGAAGGGCGTGGCTTGAAAAAAGGTCCTTGCGCAACAGCCCCCTTCAATCGCTGGACCGGATGAACACCGGCCCGAACTGCCAGCCGATACGCGCCGACCCGTGCGAGATTTGGGATGCCAAGTGCCCAATAAGTCGACAGCCTAGAAAAGACTGAACTCACCGCTGGTGCCGCAACTGCTCTGTTGCTTCAATGGTCAACCTTGCGACTTCGAATAGTTGTTCTGGTGGGATCGGAGCAGCGCCACCTGTTTCGATTGCGCGCAGGAATGCGGCTACGCAAGCTGATTGCCCCTTGTCCTGTTGCCAATGCTTTCGGTTTTTGCTGCCTGGCCAGCCATATGTCCTCAGCGCACGGAAATTATCCAATTGCAGTGTCTTTCCTTCGACAAAGACTTCGATCCTTTCTTTGGGAAAGGAACTTGCACCATTGGCGAGATAGTGGATGGTCCCGAAACTGCCATCAGCAAAACCCAAGGTGATGCTGGCTTTGTCCTCGGTCAGCCTTACCGCACGGTTTTCGCCCATCCTGCGCGCCGAAACGGACGTAATCGGAGAATCGGCCAGAAAGCGCATCAGATCAATCAGGTGGCAGGCTTCGCCAATTATCCTTCCGCCACCCACCATGGGATCTTGCGTCCAATGGTCCGCCGGAATGGCTCCGGCATTCATGACCATCACGAAAGCCTTCGGCTCGCGACAACTTCGAAGCAGCGCTTTCATCTGCGTAACCAAAGGGGCGAAACGCCGATTGAAGCCGACCATTAAATATTGGCCCGAAGCGGAATACGCGTTTTCGACCTCTGCCAACTGCTCCATGGTCAAAGCCAGCGGCTTTTCAACAAATACATTCTTGCCTGCGCGTAAGGCTTTGCATGTAAGCTGGGCATGGCTGTCATGGCGCGTCACGATGGCAATCGTGTTGATGTCAGCATTATCGATAATGCTGTCGGTGTCAGACGTGGCGTACCGGAAACCGGACCGCTTACCGTGGATTACGCTATTGGTGCCGCCTGTCGATGCAATCGTATGAAGCTCTGCTTCTGCCGCCCGAAATGCCGGAATCAGCATGCGCGAGGCATAATTTCCCGCGCCGACAATTCCGACCACAGCCTTCGCAGGCTGCGCTCCGCTCTTGCCCTCCGTCAGTTGAACAGACCGTGCGTGTCGCTCCTCGACCGGGTGGGCATACTCCAGAAGAATACCCAAGACGCTTTTGTCATCCGTCAGCGTGGAATATGCCTCGGGCGCCTGTGCGAAAGCATAGCGATGCGTCACCAGCGCGGAAGTATCGATTTGGCCTTGCGCCATCAGGTCGAGTACGGCTTCGAAATTGCGCTGTTCGGTCCATCGCACGAAGCCGAGCGGATAATCGTGCCCTTGCTCTTCATAGACTGGATCGTAACGCCCCGGGCCATAGGAGCAGGAAACCTGAAAACTGAGTTCCTTCTCATAAAAATCGGCGCGATTAAGTTCAAGTCCTGTCACGCCGATAAGAACGATACGCCCGCGCTTGCGGCACATACGCGCTGCTTGCCTAACCGGATCGGAACTTTTGGTAGAGGCGGTGATGATTACACCGTCGATACCGCTTCCCCGAGAAAAGGCGACACAGGTTGCGACGGGGTCCTCGCCGCTCCCTGGGTTGCAAATCTCTGCGCCAAAACTTCTGGCCAGTTCTAGCTTTGCCGGATCGAAATCGATGGCCAACACACGGCAACCGTGCGCCCGCAAGAGCTGGACTGTCAGAAGGCCGATCAGACCTACGCCGGTAACGACGAATGCCTCGCCTAACGTCGGGTTGGCCAGTCTGACGCCCTGAAGACCGATCGAGGCAACGACCGTAAAACTCGCAGCTTCGTCGCCGACTTCATCTGGAATGCGCGCGCACAGGTTGACGGGGGCAAGTGCGACATCTGCATGGGGGGCGTTCGATACCACCCGGTCGCCCGGTTTGAATCCGTCGCACCCCTCACCGACCTCGCGTATGATGCCCACATTGCTATAACCGAGCGGAATGGGCTGGCTCATCTTTGAACGTACCGCTTCGATTGTAGTCAGCAGGCCGTCGGTGCGCACTTTCTCCAGTACCTGCCCCACCTTATCTGGCTGTTGCCTCGCCTTGGCCAACAATCCGGCCCGCCCGAAATCGACAAGCATGCGCTCGGTGCCAGGTGAAATTAGGGAAACCGTAGTGTCCACCAGCAATTGCTTGCGACGGACTGCAGGTGCAGGGCATTCGACAATCTGTGTCGCACCCGATGACAGGTCTTGAAGGATCTGTTTCACGTTTTTCCCTTAGAAGGCTTCAATTTTGGATCATCCCGTCCGGCAGTGTCGCTCTATATATGACATGTCGACGTCACTGGCAGTTTCCTGGTCGGATTCGATCTAAGATAAGGGCGGCAAAATGCTGGCCATTATCTCCGCCAAAGCGGAATCGAAAGGAGGAAATTCATGCCGGAATCCGGTTAGCGCGGCTTGCGACTGGCGAAGCTGTTGCGGATTATCCATGCAGTGCGTTACCAATTCTACCAGCCCCTCGATATCGTGATAGGGGACGGCAAAGGCGGCACCCGCGGCCACGAAGGAACTTGCCGTTTCAACTTCGCTATTCACCACGAATGGCACACCGCAGAATGCGCAATCTCCCCATTTGTTCGATTCGGCGTGACGGTTGATATCGATCGCGGGATCGTAATAGGTCAGCACGAGATCGGAGGCGTAATAATAGGCAAGCGCCGTTTCCTGCGGGACTTCGGTATGATATTCGACATTCGACAAGGTGATCAGCTCGCCAAAGGCACCTTTGTCTCCCCGTCCGATGACCAGCAGTTTCGCATCGGGCCGCTGTGAAGCCAATTGCTTCATTGCGGCAAGAAACACAGGTGCGCCGCGCGTTTCGCCAACCCAGCCGTTCACATAGATTGTGAAGCCTTGCGAGTTCGTTCCGGTATCGAAACCGGCAGAAATCTCCTGAGCTGTTAGAAACTGCTGCATGGTCGGGCTGTTTCGCAACAGCCGCATATTGGCTCCGTGCCATTCGTATCGCGAGTACCCTGGGACAATATGCACATCGGCATGGCGCGATGCCCAGCGCTCGGCAGATACCAGCAATTTTTGCAACGGACGAGGCAGCCGGACGATCATCGAAAACCGGTCGGCGTCATCGAATATCAACTTTGCCCGTTTCCACTTGGAGACAATCAGTGCCGGAAAGGCGCTTTCGAAGCCCAGACAATACCAAGTGCCGCCTTTCGGCAGGCGCAGGGCTTGGCAGAAAACAGCCAGCATCCAGAGAGGATAGTAGAGCCGTGTTCGGGAGCCGCCATAGCCCCCACCCTGCAAGATTATCCTGTTGGTTACCCCCTGTGTTGCCTCGCGCGCAAAGGCTTCCTCGCTACGGTCGCGCATCCAGCCGAAGTAGAGTATCCTCAGTCCTTGCGCCTGAAAAAATGCACATATTTTGACTAGCCGAGTGCGCTTGCGGATTGCCGGTATCGGTGCAAATATATGGACTTCACTCAATTGAAATTCCGCAATAAGAACGATGGAAGCGTGGATGCGAAGGCTGCTATCAACCTTTTCATCCCAAGTCATCCGCGTTGATCGGTGATTGCCTGCCGAAGTGCCTGCTCGGTCCGGCGCCCAAGAAGTTCTGAATTATCAAGGGTAAGAGCGCGTTCGCATGCGAAGATTTTGGAAGGTGCTGTATGTCATATGCAGGCAGAGCGCATTGTTCGGACTGCCGGGATTGCGACCTCTGCGGAACGCGGTCTATAACAGGCATCTGGGCACGTCCGGCATAAATGTCGATGATTTCGTCCGGATCGCACCGGCCCATAGCGCGCCCGGCCATGGCATCATGAAGATTGGCAAGGATCTTCATATTTCGCGTAATGCTGAAGTCGATGCGACCGGAAATATCACACTGGGAGACCGCATTACCATTTCCGAAGGCGCCAAGATTTTTACACACGATCACATCGTGGACGGCTGCGGAGTAAATTGGCGCGAGGCCGGCATAAAATGCTCACCATTGATAATCGAAGATGACGCATGGATCGGTGCCGATGCGATCATTTTACAGTCGGTGTCACGGATTGGCTATGGTGCCATTGTCGCCTCAGGTTCAGTCGTAAGGTTGGATGTCGAGCCGCTTTCCGTTGTTGCTGGGTGCCCGGCAAAACCTATCCGACAGCGTCAATTAGGGGCCGAGCTGTGACGACCACCGGGCTGGCCAGATTTATCGACCGCGGCTTTGTCGCTCTGGCCGTGAACTTGCTTACGATATTCCGGATCAAGTGGCGACACCGCTTTCTCCTCAGGGCATATCGCCGTTGGGGCATGCGGATGAAAGAGTGGCCGAATTATATATCGGCCAGATCTGACGTCGACGGCGGAAACTATTCGCTGATATATGTCGGAGAGGGTGTGACTATCTCCAGTTACGTCCGGCTTCTCACTCATGATTGGTCGCCCCATACGATCGGCAAGGCGATGGGCATATTTACGGAAAAGCCGTTGGGAAAGTTCGGCCAGATTTCAATCGGCGACTTTTCTTTCGTGGGTACAGGATCAGTAATTATGCCGGGTGCCAATATTGGCAAGGGCTGTCTGATCGGCGCAGGGACTGTCGTGCGTGGGACAATACCCGACTTTTCGGTCGTGATAGGAAGTCCGGGACAGATCATCGGAGATAGCAGGGACGTTTTTTGGAGAATGGCAGCGCGGGAAGGTTGGGAGTTGCCGTCCGAAGCCGTTCGTTCCGTTTTGTAGAGACGATAATTGCAGCGCTTTATCCCCATGCTGCGG
Coding sequences:
- a CDS encoding sugar transferase; amino-acid sequence: MKRLTDIVVAGAVLVLFSPVILLVMLCVRIAMGSPVFFRQLRPGLDGRPFTMIKFRTMSDAKDPKGTPLPDAHRLRPFGKYLRSSSLDELPELWNVLRGDMSLVGPRPLLMEYLPRYSNEQARRHEVRPGITGWAQINGRNAVSWEDKFKMDVWYVDNRSAFLDIKILAMTVIKVFRRDGISADGDATMPKFEGRSKS
- a CDS encoding glycosyltransferase family 4 protein, with translation MHILYFHQHFSTPSGAAGIRSYQMARRLLHHGHSVTMVCGSYGVGATGLDGPFKGGSRRGIVDGIDVIEFDLSYSNHDGFIKRSVTFLQYACGSLRLALTEPCDVVFATSTPLTAAIPGIIARWLRRKPFVFEVRDLWPELPKAMKVITNPVVLGLMKALERTAYRSAHRCIALAPGIARGIEQSGVPASKIAVIPNGCDIDLLGSGAPAWRPEGVEENDLLAIFTGTHGVANGLDAVLDAASLLQQRGRTDIKLALVGDGKLKSRLVERSRREGLDNVIFHPPIEKRRLAGLLAGADLGMQVLTNLPAFYYGTSPNKFFDYIAVGLPVLNNYPGWVADLIADNECGFVVRPDEPSAFADALEEAAADREALSRKGDRAGNLAANQFDRTQLADQWVAWVIQGGGR
- a CDS encoding heparinase II/III family protein; protein product: MSSVFSRLSTYWALGIPNLARVGAYRLAVRAGVHPVQRLKGAVAQGPFFKPRPSAAPMHAIARDDWKAFGPWFGTHSFPAESPPDWHVNPFSGSRADSGRNWFELGDFDSKIGDIKTIWEASRFDWLIAMAQRAALGDQEELDRLNRWLADWSSNNPPYKGVNWKCGQEASIRVMHLALAALILDQVCDAQIGLLTLVKTHLARIAPTIGYAIGQQNNHGTSEAVAMYIGGSWLSAVGDAAGELWARLGRKWLEERARSLIATDGTFSQYSLNYHRLMLDTYSLAECWRSQFALAEFSPKLYTKMIAATRWLYQLVDRGTGDGPNMGANDGARLIALTATDYRDFRPSLQLAAKLFLNRRAIAESGSWDQQLIWFGLPVEGPPLPAPESVTFDDGGLHVLRHASAVAYLRYPRFSFRPSQSDILHVDLWHRGVNLLRDGGSYSYAASVEETAYFSGVASHNTVQFGSRDQMPRLGRFLFGRWPKALDVDRVAISPEKVRAGAGYRDHNGCRHFRSLDLQSGILHCHDILYGNAEQAVVRWRLPPRDWKLKNNTLTDGKYRLEFSVESEFFELYINRGLESRYYMSKSIVFSVEIHVKTPASIHTIVRF
- a CDS encoding bi-domain-containing oxidoreductase, with protein sequence MKQILQDLSSGATQIVECPAPAVRRKQLLVDTTVSLISPGTERMLVDFGRAGLLAKARQQPDKVGQVLEKVRTDGLLTTIEAVRSKMSQPIPLGYSNVGIIREVGEGCDGFKPGDRVVSNAPHADVALAPVNLCARIPDEVGDEAASFTVVASIGLQGVRLANPTLGEAFVVTGVGLIGLLTVQLLRAHGCRVLAIDFDPAKLELARSFGAEICNPGSGEDPVATCVAFSRGSGIDGVIITASTKSSDPVRQAARMCRKRGRIVLIGVTGLELNRADFYEKELSFQVSCSYGPGRYDPVYEEQGHDYPLGFVRWTEQRNFEAVLDLMAQGQIDTSALVTHRYAFAQAPEAYSTLTDDKSVLGILLEYAHPVEERHARSVQLTEGKSGAQPAKAVVGIVGAGNYASRMLIPAFRAAEAELHTIASTGGTNSVIHGKRSGFRYATSDTDSIIDNADINTIAIVTRHDSHAQLTCKALRAGKNVFVEKPLALTMEQLAEVENAYSASGQYLMVGFNRRFAPLVTQMKALLRSCREPKAFVMVMNAGAIPADHWTQDPMVGGGRIIGEACHLIDLMRFLADSPITSVSARRMGENRAVRLTEDKASITLGFADGSFGTIHYLANGASSFPKERIEVFVEGKTLQLDNFRALRTYGWPGSKNRKHWQQDKGQSACVAAFLRAIETGGAAPIPPEQLFEVARLTIEATEQLRHQR
- a CDS encoding glycosyltransferase, with protein sequence MTWDEKVDSSLRIHASIVLIAEFQLSEVHIFAPIPAIRKRTRLVKICAFFQAQGLRILYFGWMRDRSEEAFAREATQGVTNRIILQGGGYGGSRTRLYYPLWMLAVFCQALRLPKGGTWYCLGFESAFPALIVSKWKRAKLIFDDADRFSMIVRLPRPLQKLLVSAERWASRHADVHIVPGYSRYEWHGANMRLLRNSPTMQQFLTAQEISAGFDTGTNSQGFTIYVNGWVGETRGAPVFLAAMKQLASQRPDAKLLVIGRGDKGAFGELITLSNVEYHTEVPQETALAYYYASDLVLTYYDPAIDINRHAESNKWGDCAFCGVPFVVNSEVETASSFVAAGAAFAVPYHDIEGLVELVTHCMDNPQQLRQSQAALTGFRHEFPPFDSALAEIMASILPPLS
- a CDS encoding DapH/DapD/GlmU-related protein encodes the protein MKIGKDLHISRNAEVDATGNITLGDRITISEGAKIFTHDHIVDGCGVNWREAGIKCSPLIIEDDAWIGADAIILQSVSRIGYGAIVASGSVVRLDVEPLSVVAGCPAKPIRQRQLGAEL
- a CDS encoding DapH/DapD/GlmU-related protein codes for the protein MTTTGLARFIDRGFVALAVNLLTIFRIKWRHRFLLRAYRRWGMRMKEWPNYISARSDVDGGNYSLIYVGEGVTISSYVRLLTHDWSPHTIGKAMGIFTEKPLGKFGQISIGDFSFVGTGSVIMPGANIGKGCLIGAGTVVRGTIPDFSVVIGSPGQIIGDSRDVFWRMAAREGWELPSEAVRSVL